A window of Pedobacter lusitanus contains these coding sequences:
- a CDS encoding serine hydrolase domain-containing protein, translating into MDSSLVISQLTEFYNSNQFAKIYTLLAPEFRQYFSEKSVISFYKNEIKRALGEIISWEQIDTNQGIIEYLVNFKDGELSLKTGITPDNLINYLEWAPFHKEEVILNPRDPLTILSDNPGQTELHHFIAQLAIEYLKDPDSRGLSIAVINGTRTETFFYGETQGGNLSLSDSRSLYEIGSISKTFTAVMLSHAVNEGKIKLKDDIRKYLPGEYPDLHFENTPIKIIDLCNHTSGLPGLPEDFEDYPGYDEDNPYRNYTREMIFTYLRNFETDELPGLRAEYSNLGFALLGIILENVYQLPLETLIRKIITAPLKMQDTTYDVPEKKKILLTMGYNQEESKDAGYWDMGAFKSAGGLKSNINDMILYLRANMQDYNQDFSLSHQETDLQPGFGRGLAWIVQFLNEDVVIWHNGGTAGFRSFCSFVKEKQTGIIVLSNSGKDVDELAMEILLHIIKDK; encoded by the coding sequence ATGGATTCCAGTCTAGTTATTAGTCAGCTGACCGAGTTTTATAACAGCAACCAGTTTGCTAAAATATATACCTTGCTTGCTCCTGAATTCCGCCAGTATTTTTCTGAAAAATCAGTAATCAGCTTTTATAAAAATGAGATAAAGAGAGCTCTTGGAGAAATTATTTCCTGGGAACAGATTGATACCAATCAGGGAATCATTGAATATCTGGTGAATTTCAAGGATGGAGAACTATCCTTAAAAACAGGTATCACTCCAGATAACCTGATCAATTATCTGGAGTGGGCGCCGTTTCATAAAGAAGAGGTTATTTTAAACCCCAGAGACCCGCTTACCATATTGTCAGATAACCCGGGACAAACAGAGCTGCATCATTTCATCGCTCAGCTGGCTATCGAATATCTGAAAGACCCGGATAGCCGTGGACTCAGCATAGCTGTTATTAACGGAACCCGGACTGAAACATTCTTTTATGGTGAGACCCAGGGTGGAAATCTGAGCCTGTCCGATAGCCGGTCTCTCTATGAAATAGGATCTATTTCCAAAACATTTACTGCTGTGATGCTTTCTCATGCAGTTAATGAAGGGAAAATCAAATTAAAAGATGATATCAGAAAATACTTACCTGGTGAATATCCGGATTTGCATTTTGAAAATACACCAATAAAAATTATTGATCTCTGCAATCATACTTCCGGTTTACCCGGGCTGCCGGAAGATTTTGAAGATTACCCAGGCTATGATGAAGATAATCCGTACCGGAATTATACCAGGGAAATGATCTTTACCTATCTCAGAAATTTTGAAACCGATGAACTTCCGGGTTTAAGAGCTGAATATTCAAATCTTGGATTTGCACTGCTGGGGATCATCCTGGAGAATGTTTATCAGCTACCGCTGGAAACGCTGATCCGGAAAATTATTACTGCACCACTTAAGATGCAGGATACGACCTATGATGTTCCGGAAAAGAAAAAGATCCTTCTCACTATGGGCTACAATCAGGAAGAAAGCAAAGATGCCGGTTATTGGGATATGGGGGCATTTAAATCTGCCGGTGGCTTAAAATCGAACATCAATGACATGATTCTTTATCTCCGGGCCAATATGCAGGACTATAATCAGGATTTTTCTTTGTCACATCAGGAAACTGATCTCCAACCCGGTTTTGGACGGGGACTTGCCTGGATTGTACAGTTTCTCAACGAAGATGTAGTTATCTGGCACAATGGTGGAACTGCAGGTTTCAGAAGTTTTTGCAGTTTTGTGAAAGAAAAACAAACCGGCATTATTGTATTAAGCAATTCCGGCAAAGATGTAGATGAGCTTGCCATGGAAATTCTGCTTCACATCATTAAGGACAAATAA
- a CDS encoding TonB-dependent receptor, with protein sequence MKLFYQKHFYALIFLFLSIQFQQLHAQESQLIEVSGTVNDQELKTPLPGVSVSIKGTVAGTTTDQNGKFKLRSKLKFPFKLVFTSIGFQTQEFDVKESGLQLNIALVTQTLLGNEVVITASRVPENILKSPVAIEKLDIRAIRDSPAPSFYDALENVKGVQMTTASLTFKIPNTRGFNIPSNYRFMQLVDGIDMQAATLGVPLGNAIGPTELDIASIEITPGAASALYGMNAINGMSNLITKSPFLYQGLSFYQKGGLNHLGGTGRDASGLTETAVRYAKAFNNRFAFKVNLSYLRGTDWLSDTRTDQNPNNLKSANPSFPSLNGENNVAFDGWNKYGDDVLAGSNTVSVSGLNINGKANQTLNVARTGYWEKDLVKPKVDNLKFDIGLNYRIGNFAELSYDYRIGKMGGVFQRGNKIQLDNVIIQNHKLELKGSNFLVRAYMSLENSGDSYNVKPLADNLDLASGGSGTVWGGKYKNALNAYAAANGGALNDANLAAATAYARQQADAGRVEPGTQAFETLKNTIIGINNWDIKSSTIPDATTTGGAALIQKSRLYHVEGQWDLSKQAKYFGLLIGGDARVYSIIPDGNSFVDFSRPIADRGKELPDGSFGKDIHYKKIGAFTQVTKTFFEEKLKLFASIRYDYNPEFDPKFTPRIAAVYSPDSHNNFRITYQQGYRFPGLFEALSYVNNGRVKRVGSLSYINEGLGYLDNSYTRASGVLFNAAVNAAVAAGADRNTAALANRDILVKADLAKGSPEKINSLEIGYKSVLLENKLFVDIDAYTNTYTGFLGQVQVDVPKGAIVGSDAAVLNMLDANRDAGQDRYRVYTNAKNKYRNYGSALGITYNFYKKYTVAGNVSYNKIKSNAQDDIFVTGFNTPEWSTNLTIGNREIVKNLGFSVVYKWQNSFLWESPLVTGRVAAISTFDAQVTLKIPKASAFVKVGGTNILNRPFLQYAGGPTIGALYYAAVTFEGLLSK encoded by the coding sequence ATGAAACTATTTTACCAGAAGCATTTTTATGCATTAATTTTTTTATTTTTAAGTATTCAATTTCAGCAGCTGCATGCACAGGAAAGTCAGCTGATCGAAGTCAGCGGAACAGTGAATGACCAGGAGCTAAAAACCCCGTTGCCCGGCGTAAGTGTTTCTATCAAAGGAACAGTTGCAGGAACCACAACTGATCAGAATGGAAAATTCAAACTACGTTCCAAACTTAAATTCCCATTTAAACTGGTCTTTACCAGTATAGGATTTCAGACACAGGAATTTGATGTTAAAGAATCCGGGTTACAGCTCAATATAGCTCTGGTTACTCAAACCCTTCTCGGGAATGAGGTGGTCATTACTGCCTCACGTGTACCTGAAAATATTCTTAAATCGCCAGTTGCAATAGAAAAACTGGATATCAGGGCTATCCGGGATTCTCCGGCACCAAGTTTTTATGATGCACTGGAAAATGTTAAAGGGGTACAGATGACTACCGCAAGTTTAACTTTCAAAATCCCTAATACCAGAGGTTTTAATATTCCCAGTAATTATAGATTCATGCAATTGGTAGACGGTATCGATATGCAGGCGGCTACCCTGGGTGTACCTCTTGGAAATGCGATCGGACCAACAGAACTGGATATTGCCAGTATTGAAATTACTCCTGGCGCAGCTTCTGCGCTTTATGGGATGAATGCGATTAACGGAATGTCTAACTTAATTACCAAGAGTCCTTTTCTTTATCAGGGATTAAGTTTTTATCAAAAAGGAGGACTGAATCATCTCGGTGGAACAGGCAGGGACGCAAGTGGACTGACTGAAACTGCTGTCCGTTATGCCAAAGCATTTAACAATAGGTTTGCTTTTAAAGTTAACCTGAGTTACTTAAGGGGAACCGACTGGTTATCAGACACCCGTACAGATCAGAATCCGAATAACCTGAAAAGTGCAAATCCATCCTTCCCATCATTAAATGGGGAGAATAATGTCGCATTTGACGGATGGAACAAATATGGTGACGACGTCCTTGCAGGGAGTAATACGGTTTCAGTGAGTGGGCTAAATATTAATGGTAAAGCGAATCAGACCCTTAACGTAGCCAGAACGGGTTATTGGGAAAAAGATCTGGTAAAACCTAAAGTAGATAACCTGAAATTTGATATCGGTCTAAATTATCGTATTGGAAACTTTGCAGAGTTATCCTATGATTACCGCATTGGAAAAATGGGGGGAGTATTTCAGCGTGGTAATAAAATCCAGCTCGATAACGTCATCATACAAAATCATAAATTAGAACTCAAAGGGAGTAATTTCCTGGTTCGTGCTTATATGTCACTTGAAAATTCAGGAGACTCTTATAATGTGAAACCTCTGGCAGATAATCTTGATCTGGCAAGCGGCGGAAGTGGAACAGTCTGGGGTGGAAAATATAAAAACGCATTAAATGCCTATGCAGCAGCAAACGGAGGCGCGCTGAATGATGCAAATCTGGCTGCAGCAACAGCTTATGCCCGTCAGCAGGCAGATGCCGGTCGTGTAGAGCCTGGGACACAGGCTTTTGAAACATTGAAAAATACGATTATTGGAATTAATAACTGGGATATCAAATCCTCAACCATTCCGGATGCGACTACTACCGGTGGGGCAGCGTTAATCCAAAAAAGTCGTTTATATCATGTAGAGGGGCAATGGGACCTTTCTAAGCAGGCTAAATATTTTGGATTACTGATTGGCGGGGATGCCAGGGTCTACAGTATAATTCCGGATGGAAACAGCTTTGTTGATTTTAGCAGACCGATTGCAGATCGTGGAAAAGAATTACCGGACGGAAGTTTTGGAAAAGATATTCACTATAAAAAGATAGGTGCATTTACACAGGTCACCAAAACATTTTTTGAAGAAAAACTGAAGCTGTTTGCCTCTATCCGTTATGATTATAATCCCGAGTTTGACCCTAAATTTACGCCTAGAATTGCAGCAGTTTACTCTCCTGACAGCCACAATAATTTCAGAATTACCTATCAGCAGGGATATCGTTTTCCTGGATTATTTGAAGCCCTTTCTTATGTCAATAACGGCCGTGTAAAAAGGGTTGGAAGTTTATCTTATATCAATGAAGGCCTGGGTTATCTGGATAACAGTTATACCAGGGCATCCGGAGTATTATTCAATGCAGCAGTAAATGCTGCTGTTGCAGCTGGTGCAGACAGAAATACTGCAGCTTTAGCTAACCGCGATATCCTGGTTAAAGCTGATTTGGCAAAAGGAAGTCCTGAAAAGATCAACTCTCTGGAGATCGGCTATAAAAGTGTGTTGTTAGAAAATAAACTTTTTGTAGATATTGATGCCTATACCAATACTTATACAGGATTCCTGGGACAGGTACAGGTTGATGTACCCAAAGGTGCGATTGTTGGTTCTGATGCTGCTGTTTTGAATATGCTGGATGCTAACCGCGATGCCGGGCAGGATCGTTACAGAGTTTATACCAATGCTAAGAATAAGTATAGAAACTACGGTTCTGCTTTGGGTATAACTTATAATTTTTATAAGAAATATACGGTAGCAGGAAACGTAAGTTATAATAAGATAAAATCCAATGCACAGGATGATATTTTCGTTACCGGATTCAATACACCCGAATGGTCAACAAATCTGACTATAGGAAACAGGGAAATCGTGAAAAATCTGGGTTTTAGCGTAGTTTATAAATGGCAGAACTCCTTTTTATGGGAAAGTCCGCTGGTTACCGGCAGAGTAGCAGCAATCAGCACTTTTGATGCGCAGGTTACTTTGAAAATACCAAAGGCCAGTGCTTTTGTAAAGGTTGGCGGAACAAATATTCTAAACAGACCGTTTTTACAGTATGCTGGTGGTCCGACAATCGGAGCTTTATATTATGCCGCGGTTACTTTTGAAGGATTGCTGAGTAAATAA